The Glycine soja cultivar W05 chromosome 6, ASM419377v2, whole genome shotgun sequence genome has a window encoding:
- the LOC114415541 gene encoding uncharacterized protein LOC114415541 isoform X1, producing the protein MPRSSKHKSSKHSSRDAREHSDSERDSGAKDRRSKEESGGGAKKDSSSAEKRRLDSKDAHGNGEYSDEYASSSKRRKDGGGGGGDRWNGGEEGSKKSKTAGDSKSRRRDGSVGVYGEGEEVKKSSGKGDGKHRDSASGRGREGAAEKEKEKERKFKEGGRSEESVDEQEQRVSKQVFEINESKKIDELRSPEPDNQLERRMRKKRDDYSDGDKHQDNVEDGYDRHLSSRDDIAKDGKKKDDRRKEEKYRDKYREEIGRENKHRHDKQRDERPAKDHTTIRSDDKHAREEKNSLESRQKRTKLPESDKDHNRDADRDLESVRDRERHSERDRDYDIDRDHDYDRDRDWDWDRDHDRDRDRDRDRRRDRDGSHVDDRSGRGKESGTKKRTLDDRDDYSDSKSRAVKSYYLDSDKRSLSTSRAESDVDRGRSQPQQAHADSSGTSNKHRSSPASNTHIGKDDYRNAKAEDSKYRDPSVEQRTKGSREGYSGTSDRGSKYKLMEKPIKIDEFPAGDLSTERSSSAKASPGALMERSPSSTSIDRRYVNRSSVKRNLEIDESGRRNSTNVRDFSASDDRLGRESTLEKPLLDEPSQADSSLYGRTNQSNAPLISPPPGFRATLDRPYMGSLEDDVRDNSNSRYRRSSEPGFGRGHGGNSWRAVPNWNSPVPNGYVPFPPGPAHGGFQTMVPQFTSQPLFGVRPPMEVNHAGIPYHIADADRFPGHLRPPLGWPNLMDGTGAAHLHGWDNNNGVFRDDPHMYGGSDWDRNRHSTNSHGWESGSETWKEQSCDSKKELPSPAYKDESVPALVDNGLSDQTSQMSQDEHNRDELAEKSPERKLSSLTSPAEVPLNSSSSTVLEKVPDTSMPSDNTSLFSRFYLSKLDISVDLVLPELYDQCMCALNMDKNASVDAVASTELLLKNGSRTRQKYAATLSRRSPFPEIDNSIFQRAIDLYKKHRVNLPNKREVDDTVVFHQMQVDESFPVPNLENGHVSVSACNGIKDVPMPTLESDKVETTSPAKEQLEGINQTYIQMEQDHDKTGMSSPSSSRVNQEETVAGLQEKEPKITYDKVNSGDAEEDYSLAAKNEAQLAHTLHQEGENIDSEAKTTGFAHCADEKLGFGDTKVNPNPLIVEDGSPKACDALMPGSNESESLILSRIHHSPESTH; encoded by the exons ATGCCGCGCAGTTCGAAGCACAAATCGAGCAAGCACAGTTCGCGCGACGCGAGGGAGCACTCCGACTCGGAGCGAGATTCCGGCGCCAAGGATCGGAGGAGCAAGGAGGAGAGTGGCGGCGGCGCGAAGAAGGATTCGAGTTCCGCGGAGAAGCGGAGGCTGGATTCGAAGGACGCGCACGGGAACGGGGAGTATTCCGACGAGTACGCGTCGTCGTCGAAGCGGCGCAAAGACGGAGGAGGCGGCGGGGGAGACCGGTGGAATGGTGGCGAGGAGGGATCGAAGAAGTCGAAGACGGCGGGGGATTCGAAGAGCAGGAGGAGGGACGGGAGCGTGGGAGTGTACGGCGAGGGCGAGGAGGTGAAGAAGAGTAGCGGGAAAGGGGATGGGAAGCATAGGGATTCGGCATCGGGGCGAGGCAGGGAGGGTGCGgcggagaaggagaaggagaaagagaggAAATTCAAAGAAGGTGGTAGGAGTGAGGAATCGGTTGATGAGCAAGAGCAACGTGTTTCCAAGCAGGTCTTTGAAATTAATG AATCAAAGAAAATTGATGAGTTGCGAAGCCCTGAACCTGATAATCAGCTTGAGAGGCGAATGAGAAAGAAGAGGGACGACTATAGTGATGGTGACAAGCATCAAGATAATGTTGAAGATGGTTATGATAGACATTTGTCTTCTAGGGATGACATTGCCAAGGATGGAAAAAAGAAGGATGATAGGCGAAAAGAGGAGAAATATAGAGACAAATATAGAGAAGAAATAGGCAGGGAGAACAAACATCGACATGACAAGCAACGTGATGAGCGCCCTGCTAAAGATCATACTACCATTAGGTCTGATGATAAACATGCTAGGGAAGAAAAGAACAGCCTAGAGTCACGGCAAAAGAGAACCAAGCTTCCAGAGAGTGACAAGGACCATAATCGCGATGCGGATCGTGATTTGGAATCTGTTCGGGATCGAGAACGCCACAGTGAACGCGATCGTGATTATGATATTGACAGGGATCATGATTATGACAGAGATCGAGATTGGGACTGGGATCGAGATCATGATCGTGATCGAGACAGGGATCGTGACCGTCGCCGTGATCGTGATGGGTCACATGTGGATGATAGAAGTGGTAGAGGCAAAGAGAGTGGAACAAAGAAAAGGACTTTGGATGATCGCGATGATTATAGTGACTCTAAATCTAGAGCTGTTAAGAGCTACTATCTTGATTCTGATAAGAGGAGTTTGAGCACCAGCAGAGCTGAATCTGATGTTGACAGAGGAAGATCTCAACCTCAACAAGCTCATGCAGATTCATCTGGAACTAGCAATAAACACAGATCTTCTCCTGCCTCAAATACACACATTGGCAAAGATGACTATAG AAATGCAAAAGCTGAAGATTCAAAGTACAGAGACCCTTCAGTAGAACAGAGAACCAAAGGCTCAAGGGAGGGTTACTCTGGGACATCAGATAGAGGTTCTAAATACAAATTAATGGAAAAACCCATTAAAATAGATGAATTTCCTGCTGGAGACTTGTCAACTGAAAGATCTTCCAGTGCCAAGGCTTCTCCTGGGGCCCTGATGGAAAGATCTCCATCATCAACAAGCATTGATCGCAGGTATGTGAATAGAAGTAGTGTTAAGCGGAATCTTGAAATTGACGAAAGTGGAAGGAGGAACAGTACTAATGTAAGAGATTTCTCTGCTTCTGATGATAGACTTGGCAGGGAGTCTACTCTAGAGAAACCGCTCTTGGATGAGCCCTCTCAAgcagattcatctttatatgGTAGGACTAATCAGAGCAATGCACCATTGATTTCACCTCCTCCTGGTTTCAGGGCTACCTTAGATAGACCTTATATGGGTTCTTTAGAGGATGATGTTAGAGATAACTCTAATTCACGATACAGAAGAAGTAGTGAACCTGGATTTGGAAGAGGACATGGTGGCAATTCCTGGAGGGCAGTTCCAAACTGGAATTCACCAGTACCAAATGGGTATGTTCCCTTCCCACCTGGGCCAGCTCATGGAGGTTTTCAAACAATGGTGCCACAGTTTACATCTCAACCTCTCTTTGGTGTTAGGCCTCCTATGGAAGTTAACCATGCTGGCATTCCTTATCATATTGCTGATGCTGACAGATTTCCAGGTCATTTGCGCCCACCACTTGGGTGGCCAAATTTGATGGATGGTACAGGAGCTGCTCATTTGCATGGATGGGATAACAATAATGGTGTCTTCAGAGATGATCCTCACATGTATGGTGGTTCTGATTGGGACAGGAACAGGCATTCGACTAATAGTCATGGATGGGAATCTGGTTCAGAGACTTGGAAAGAGCAGAGTTGTGATTCAAAGAAGGAATTGCCTTCCCCTGCCTACAAAGATGAATCAGTTCCTGCCCTGGTTGATAATGGTCTGAGTGATCAGACAAGTCAAATGTCTCAGGATGAACATAACCGGGATGAACTTGCTGAGAAATCTCCTGAAAGAAAGTTGTCCAGTCTCACTTCTCCAGCAGAAGTACCATTGAACTCTTCATCCTCAACTGTTCTTGAAAAGGTGCCTGATACTTCGATGCCAAGTGACAATACTTCCCTCTTCAGCCGTTTCTACCTTTCCAAACTTGACATTTCGGTGGACTTAGTACTGCCAGAGTTGTATGACCAGTGTATGTGTGCTTTGAATATGGACAAGAATGCTTCAGTTGATGCAGTTGCCAGTACAGAACTATTATTGAAG AATGGATCAAGAACACGACAGAAATATGCTGCCACCTTATCAAGGCGTTCACCTTTTCCAGAAATTGATAATTCTATCTTCCAG AGAGCCATAGATCTTTACAAGAAGCACAGGGTGAACCTGCCTAACAAGAGGGAGGTAGATGATACTGTGGTATTCCACCAGATGCAAGTGGATGAGTCATTTCCTGTTCCTAATTTGGAGAATGGCCATGTTTCTGTCTCAGCATGCAATGGGATAAAAGATGTGCCAATGCCTACATTAGAATCAGACAAAGTGGAAACTACATCTCCTGCAAAGGAGCAATTGGAAGGGATCAATCAAACCTACATCCAAATGGAGCAAGATCATGACAAAACTGGCATGTCTAGCCCATCTTCTAGTCGTGTGAACCAAGAAGAAACTGTAGCAGGTTTGCAAGAGAAAGAGCCCAAAATCACTTATGATAAGGTGAATTCAGGGGATGCAGAAGAGGATTACTCCTTGGCAGCTAAAAATGAAGCTCAGTTGGCCCATACTTTGCACCAAGAGGGTGAAAACATAGATAGCGAAGCCAAAACTACTGGTTTTGCCCATTGTGCAGATGAAAAGCTGGGTTTTGGTGACACAAAGGTTAATCCTAATCCCTTAATTGTTGAGGATGGGTCTCCCAAAGCTTGTGATGCTTTGATGCCTGGTTCAAATGAGTCTGAGTCGCTAATTTTAAGCCGGATACATCATTCTCCTGAAAGTACACATTGA
- the LOC114415541 gene encoding uncharacterized protein LOC114415541 isoform X2 — translation MPRSSKHKSSKHSSRDAREHSDSERDSGAKDRRSKEESGGGAKKDSSSAEKRRLDSKDAHGNGEYSDEYASSSKRRKDGGGGGGDRWNGGEEGSKKSKTAGDSKSRRRDGSVGVYGEGEEVKKSSGKGDGKHRDSASGRGREGAAEKEKEKERKFKEGGRSEESVDEQEQRVSKQVFEINESKKIDELRSPEPDNQLERRMRKKRDDYSDGDKHQDNVEDGYDRHLSSRDDIAKDGKKKDDRRKEEKYRDKYREEIGRENKHRHDKQRDERPAKDHTTIRSDDKHAREEKNSLESRQKRTKLPESDKDHNRDADRDLESVRDRERHSERDRDYDIDRDHDYDRDRDWDWDRDHDRDRDRDRDRRRDRDGSHVDDRSGRGKESGTKKRTLDDRDDYSDSKSRAVKSYYLDSDKRSLSTSRAESDVDRGRSQPQQAHADSSGTSNKHRSSPASNTHIGKDDYRNAKAEDSKYRDPSVEQRTKGSREGYSGTSDRGSKYKLMEKPIKIDEFPAGDLSTERSSSAKASPGALMERSPSSTSIDRRLGRESTLEKPLLDEPSQADSSLYGRTNQSNAPLISPPPGFRATLDRPYMGSLEDDVRDNSNSRYRRSSEPGFGRGHGGNSWRAVPNWNSPVPNGYVPFPPGPAHGGFQTMVPQFTSQPLFGVRPPMEVNHAGIPYHIADADRFPGHLRPPLGWPNLMDGTGAAHLHGWDNNNGVFRDDPHMYGGSDWDRNRHSTNSHGWESGSETWKEQSCDSKKELPSPAYKDESVPALVDNGLSDQTSQMSQDEHNRDELAEKSPERKLSSLTSPAEVPLNSSSSTVLEKVPDTSMPSDNTSLFSRFYLSKLDISVDLVLPELYDQCMCALNMDKNASVDAVASTELLLKNGSRTRQKYAATLSRRSPFPEIDNSIFQRAIDLYKKHRVNLPNKREVDDTVVFHQMQVDESFPVPNLENGHVSVSACNGIKDVPMPTLESDKVETTSPAKEQLEGINQTYIQMEQDHDKTGMSSPSSSRVNQEETVAGLQEKEPKITYDKVNSGDAEEDYSLAAKNEAQLAHTLHQEGENIDSEAKTTGFAHCADEKLGFGDTKVNPNPLIVEDGSPKACDALMPGSNESESLILSRIHHSPESTH, via the exons ATGCCGCGCAGTTCGAAGCACAAATCGAGCAAGCACAGTTCGCGCGACGCGAGGGAGCACTCCGACTCGGAGCGAGATTCCGGCGCCAAGGATCGGAGGAGCAAGGAGGAGAGTGGCGGCGGCGCGAAGAAGGATTCGAGTTCCGCGGAGAAGCGGAGGCTGGATTCGAAGGACGCGCACGGGAACGGGGAGTATTCCGACGAGTACGCGTCGTCGTCGAAGCGGCGCAAAGACGGAGGAGGCGGCGGGGGAGACCGGTGGAATGGTGGCGAGGAGGGATCGAAGAAGTCGAAGACGGCGGGGGATTCGAAGAGCAGGAGGAGGGACGGGAGCGTGGGAGTGTACGGCGAGGGCGAGGAGGTGAAGAAGAGTAGCGGGAAAGGGGATGGGAAGCATAGGGATTCGGCATCGGGGCGAGGCAGGGAGGGTGCGgcggagaaggagaaggagaaagagaggAAATTCAAAGAAGGTGGTAGGAGTGAGGAATCGGTTGATGAGCAAGAGCAACGTGTTTCCAAGCAGGTCTTTGAAATTAATG AATCAAAGAAAATTGATGAGTTGCGAAGCCCTGAACCTGATAATCAGCTTGAGAGGCGAATGAGAAAGAAGAGGGACGACTATAGTGATGGTGACAAGCATCAAGATAATGTTGAAGATGGTTATGATAGACATTTGTCTTCTAGGGATGACATTGCCAAGGATGGAAAAAAGAAGGATGATAGGCGAAAAGAGGAGAAATATAGAGACAAATATAGAGAAGAAATAGGCAGGGAGAACAAACATCGACATGACAAGCAACGTGATGAGCGCCCTGCTAAAGATCATACTACCATTAGGTCTGATGATAAACATGCTAGGGAAGAAAAGAACAGCCTAGAGTCACGGCAAAAGAGAACCAAGCTTCCAGAGAGTGACAAGGACCATAATCGCGATGCGGATCGTGATTTGGAATCTGTTCGGGATCGAGAACGCCACAGTGAACGCGATCGTGATTATGATATTGACAGGGATCATGATTATGACAGAGATCGAGATTGGGACTGGGATCGAGATCATGATCGTGATCGAGACAGGGATCGTGACCGTCGCCGTGATCGTGATGGGTCACATGTGGATGATAGAAGTGGTAGAGGCAAAGAGAGTGGAACAAAGAAAAGGACTTTGGATGATCGCGATGATTATAGTGACTCTAAATCTAGAGCTGTTAAGAGCTACTATCTTGATTCTGATAAGAGGAGTTTGAGCACCAGCAGAGCTGAATCTGATGTTGACAGAGGAAGATCTCAACCTCAACAAGCTCATGCAGATTCATCTGGAACTAGCAATAAACACAGATCTTCTCCTGCCTCAAATACACACATTGGCAAAGATGACTATAG AAATGCAAAAGCTGAAGATTCAAAGTACAGAGACCCTTCAGTAGAACAGAGAACCAAAGGCTCAAGGGAGGGTTACTCTGGGACATCAGATAGAGGTTCTAAATACAAATTAATGGAAAAACCCATTAAAATAGATGAATTTCCTGCTGGAGACTTGTCAACTGAAAGATCTTCCAGTGCCAAGGCTTCTCCTGGGGCCCTGATGGAAAGATCTCCATCATCAACAAGCATTGATCGCAG ACTTGGCAGGGAGTCTACTCTAGAGAAACCGCTCTTGGATGAGCCCTCTCAAgcagattcatctttatatgGTAGGACTAATCAGAGCAATGCACCATTGATTTCACCTCCTCCTGGTTTCAGGGCTACCTTAGATAGACCTTATATGGGTTCTTTAGAGGATGATGTTAGAGATAACTCTAATTCACGATACAGAAGAAGTAGTGAACCTGGATTTGGAAGAGGACATGGTGGCAATTCCTGGAGGGCAGTTCCAAACTGGAATTCACCAGTACCAAATGGGTATGTTCCCTTCCCACCTGGGCCAGCTCATGGAGGTTTTCAAACAATGGTGCCACAGTTTACATCTCAACCTCTCTTTGGTGTTAGGCCTCCTATGGAAGTTAACCATGCTGGCATTCCTTATCATATTGCTGATGCTGACAGATTTCCAGGTCATTTGCGCCCACCACTTGGGTGGCCAAATTTGATGGATGGTACAGGAGCTGCTCATTTGCATGGATGGGATAACAATAATGGTGTCTTCAGAGATGATCCTCACATGTATGGTGGTTCTGATTGGGACAGGAACAGGCATTCGACTAATAGTCATGGATGGGAATCTGGTTCAGAGACTTGGAAAGAGCAGAGTTGTGATTCAAAGAAGGAATTGCCTTCCCCTGCCTACAAAGATGAATCAGTTCCTGCCCTGGTTGATAATGGTCTGAGTGATCAGACAAGTCAAATGTCTCAGGATGAACATAACCGGGATGAACTTGCTGAGAAATCTCCTGAAAGAAAGTTGTCCAGTCTCACTTCTCCAGCAGAAGTACCATTGAACTCTTCATCCTCAACTGTTCTTGAAAAGGTGCCTGATACTTCGATGCCAAGTGACAATACTTCCCTCTTCAGCCGTTTCTACCTTTCCAAACTTGACATTTCGGTGGACTTAGTACTGCCAGAGTTGTATGACCAGTGTATGTGTGCTTTGAATATGGACAAGAATGCTTCAGTTGATGCAGTTGCCAGTACAGAACTATTATTGAAG AATGGATCAAGAACACGACAGAAATATGCTGCCACCTTATCAAGGCGTTCACCTTTTCCAGAAATTGATAATTCTATCTTCCAG AGAGCCATAGATCTTTACAAGAAGCACAGGGTGAACCTGCCTAACAAGAGGGAGGTAGATGATACTGTGGTATTCCACCAGATGCAAGTGGATGAGTCATTTCCTGTTCCTAATTTGGAGAATGGCCATGTTTCTGTCTCAGCATGCAATGGGATAAAAGATGTGCCAATGCCTACATTAGAATCAGACAAAGTGGAAACTACATCTCCTGCAAAGGAGCAATTGGAAGGGATCAATCAAACCTACATCCAAATGGAGCAAGATCATGACAAAACTGGCATGTCTAGCCCATCTTCTAGTCGTGTGAACCAAGAAGAAACTGTAGCAGGTTTGCAAGAGAAAGAGCCCAAAATCACTTATGATAAGGTGAATTCAGGGGATGCAGAAGAGGATTACTCCTTGGCAGCTAAAAATGAAGCTCAGTTGGCCCATACTTTGCACCAAGAGGGTGAAAACATAGATAGCGAAGCCAAAACTACTGGTTTTGCCCATTGTGCAGATGAAAAGCTGGGTTTTGGTGACACAAAGGTTAATCCTAATCCCTTAATTGTTGAGGATGGGTCTCCCAAAGCTTGTGATGCTTTGATGCCTGGTTCAAATGAGTCTGAGTCGCTAATTTTAAGCCGGATACATCATTCTCCTGAAAGTACACATTGA
- the LOC114415542 gene encoding probable plastid-lipid-associated protein 14, chloroplastic, with translation MALCGTGPNPIPGSYSAQNLSTKLIVPALLPFTGQFYNLVRRKRKGVCCSSLRNAASASSKESQEDAPSTLSVYLEEETDHVIRFKMSDFKILDTVSVGLGGRPDEVIFEGMVKDSCSPLCNTRVVLRQLSSAQAQRRGKRAIEVLKKLVRRKLLYHSYSMQVHGYISLPASGVSGSFILVHGYHGSFSLRHWLQQSDWLPTLEATLALDEESVRKVGEDSTGGPAVSRQLRLIRILMRDLLIGVNYLHSHGLAHTELRLENVHISPIDRHIKVGILGNAADFYKDGSNGSSLDNLDRRQMMIAFDMRCVGFIMAKMVMRELMDPLVFAKFKLFLKKGYDPSCLREFMLEILGRSSPYGNAGLQILDRNWGAGWHLLSLLLATKPSQRISCLDALRHPFLCGPRWRVVPSMDIIRWGLGSTAMRISEEYIYRQPQRSRLAHFIDLMEMLNPHPKPRNWLELLPGKWRLLYSTGKHVGLTLRQPPLRVIVGDVHLTVTRESKLKANLSFNSDTGFSVMIGQDWPHDKAGKSGRLQVNSSFTLRSGRLLYLKQDKTTEKFFFGPSSNVEALAQKFKGKKWRKVVPFEELPSSLPAAKLASGDIDVRMNLDDPLNQNVDTARNVLQELRTQLPPEIFDLSKLVCGTYVDSRMLVLRGVNGSALLFTRSFVDRNGSS, from the exons ATGGCGCTTTGTGGAACTGGGCCGAACCCAATTCCGGGGAGTTATTCAGCTCAAAATTTGTCTACAAAACTTATTGTACCTGCTCTCCTGCCTTTTACCGGACAATTCTATAATTTAGTCAGGAGAAAGCGCAAGGGAGTGTGCTGCTCTTCTTTAAGGAATGCTGCATCTGCATCTTCTAAGGAGTCACAAGAAGATGCTCCAAGTACCTTGTCGGTTTACTTGGAGGAGGAAACAGATCATGTTATACGGTTCAAAATGTCAGACTTTAAGATTTTAGATACTGTTAGTGTTGGCCTTGGTGGGAGg CCGGATGAGGTCATTTTTGAAGGCATGGTAAAGGATAGTTGTAG CCCTTTGTGTAACACAAGAGTTGTACTTCGACAGCTTTCCAGTGCACAAGCTCAGCGTCGTGGGAAACGAGCAATAGAG GTATTAAAGAAGCTGGTTCGGCGTAAACTGCTGTATCATTCTTACTCAATGCAAGTTCATGGTTATATCTCTTTGCCTGCAAGTGGTGTTAGCGGTTCATTTATCCTAGTACATGGG TATCATGGTAGTTTTTCTTTGAGACACTGGCTTCAACAATCAGATTGGCTTCCAACTTTAGAGGCCACTCTTGCACTGGATGAAGAGTCTGTTaggaaggtaggagaagattcTACTGGAGGTCCTGCAGTTTCTAGGCAGTTGCGACTTATTCGAATATTGATGAGGGATCTTCTTATTGgg gtAAATTACCTGCACAGCCACGGTCTTGCCCATACAGAGTTGAGACTGGAAAATGTTCATATAAGTCCAATAGACAGACATATTAAA GTAGGTATATTGGGTAATGCTGCTGACTTTTACAAGGATGGTTCGAATGGTAGCTCTTTGGACAACTTGGACAGGCGACAGATGATGATTGCATTTGACATGAG ATGCGTGGGCTTTATAATGGCTAAAATGGTAATGCGAGAACTTATGGATCCCTTGGTTTTTGCAAAGTTCAAATTGTTCCTCAAAAAG GGGTATGATCCTTCATGTTTGCGAGAGTTTATGTTGGAAATCCTTGGCAGAAGTTCCCCTTATGGAAATGCTGGATTACAA ATACTTGATAGGAACTGGGGAGCTGGTTGGCACCTTTTATCTTTATTGCTTGCAACTAAACCTTCTCAAAGGATAAG TTGTTTGGATGCTCTTCGACACCCATTCCTTTGTGGGCCAAGATGGCGAGTAGTCCCATCAATGGATATTATCCGATGGGGTCTGGGTTCTACTGCAATGCGTATTAGTGAGGAGTACATCTATCGTCAGCCTCAG CGAAGCAGGCTTGCACACTTCATTGACTTAATGGAGATGTTGAATCCCCATCCAAAGCCAAGG AACTGGCTGGAGCTTCTTCCAGGCAAATGGCGTCTATTATACTCCACAGGGAAGCATGTAGGCCTGACCCTCCGCCAACCTCCTCTCCGTGTAATCGTTGGCGATGTGCATTTAACTGTGACAAGAGAATCAAAATTGAAAGCTAATCTTTCATTCAACTCTGACACTGGATTCTCTGTCATGATTGGTCAGGACTGGCCTCATGACAAAGCTGGTAAGAGTGGAAGATTGCAGGTGAATTCTTCATTTACACTAAGATCCGGGAGACTGTTATATCTGAAGCAAGACAAGACCACAGAGAAGTTCTTCTTTGGCCCTTCCAGCAATGTGGAGGCTTTAGCTCAGAAATTCAAGGGCAAGAAATGGAGAAAAGTAGTCCCTTTCGAGGAGCTTCCATCAAGTCTTCCAGCCGCCAAGCTTGCATCAGGTGATATTGATGTGAGAATGAATCTTGATGATCCATTAAATCAAAACGTTGATACTGCGAGAAATGTTCTACAAGAACTTAGAACACAACTTCCCCCAGAAATATTTGATTTGTCAAAGCTTGTGTGTGGAACATATGTGGACTCGAGGATGCTTGTCCTTCGAGGGGTTAATGGATCCGCGCTCCTATTTACAAGGTCTTTTGTGGATAGAAACGGTTCTAGTTAG